Genomic DNA from Triticum urartu cultivar G1812 unplaced genomic scaffold, Tu2.1 TuUngrouped_contig_6891, whole genome shotgun sequence:
CTAGTTAATTATAACTTTCACGTCAGTTTATGCAACTATTACATGAAGGACGGACTGTGGTTGTTGCCTTCACTGTTGTGCATTTTTTTTCTAGAAACAGAACACCATTCACAAGCAGCAAGTTCTCCTATATACCATGTGAACAGACATGCACGCAGCATCTTCACGAAGTACCGGAAGATCATTTTGTCCGCATACAATAAAGTTTGTTCTCGAAGCTAATACTTTTATTGTGCGTGTGCAAGAAATATGCCATGAAAGTCATTTGCATTAGTTGGCTTATTAAGAAGAGTCGAGAAACATGAATGAACTAGAGCGGACCTGTCCACGACAACGGGACGGGACCACCGAAGCTGAGGAGCAGGAGCTGCCACCTTGGATCCATGGTCCATGCCACCCACCAATTCCTTCAGTCGACAGACAGCACCTCATGCATGAAAAATGCAAGAAAAATAAAGTTTGAATTGGCACTCCGCACGCACACTGACTATTGTGGCCACTgactagtacgtacgtacttgcAACGCATGGTTACACACACTCATGCACGAGTATAAGATGAGGTGCACCACCCAAGCAGTTTTTGCCAAGGGCACTTGAGAATCACCAGCATCCCAAACTGGTTTCTTGCTGAGTTCATGCTTTGTGTATACATACCATACCACAGGGCACAGCTGAGTCCATGACGAAATGCTTCCTGCTGCTCGCCTTCTTGGCGTTTCTCCTGCCGGCGGCCTACGCGACGTGCCACCCTGACGACCTCCAAGCGCGGCGGGGCTTCGCCCGGAAGGTACTTGGATCACTCAAATAATTCATTCGGTTGGTGAGGCACCCAAGGGTTTGACACTACTCAAGGGCCTCACCGTTGTGGACGTATTGCTTTCACTAACTTGCTATTGTATGTGAAGAGCAATAGAAGAATACTCCAACAACAACAACCAAATACCATTACTGGGACCAACAACAGTGTCAGATCTGGGAGTGGCAATATTGTATCTGGGAACGGCAACACTGTCGTATCTGGGGATAACAACAATGTTTCTGGGAGCAACAACACAGTCACATCTGGGAGCAGCAATGTCATAGTTGACACCAACCATGTCGTTACTGGGAGTAATAATACTGTATCCGGCAATAATAATAGGGTAACTGGGAACAATAATGTTGTATCAGGGAGCAACCATGTCGTGTCCGGGGACAACAAAGTCGTAACTGGCGGTTAATGATCTGTTAGTAGATTGATTTCGGCTTCCCTGGTGCAGCTCATACATCCTTGTCCAAGTTCAGTGTGGCTCACAATTACTTGGTGGGCCCATTCTTGTTTGGAACTTCATGGATATAGCATCCTACTTACTTCAAATAAAATTTCCCTAAATATCTATAGAACTTTTTACATAATAAATGTTGACCTGCACAGCAATGGCGACTTGCAGCTTATGTACAAGTTCTCATCGTGGATGTCTAGATGTGGGTATTTCATCTCTTCTGTTATCTGTAATGTGTGATGATTTCTTATATATGAAGATTGGTCTATGAATTATAAGTGCTCAATGTCATCTAGCTATACACTTCTCACGTGCAACTATCAACGTTACATGCATAAATGGGAAATGTTTGGATGACGAGATAGAGCAAAAGAGCAGAGACTAATGTTGGCATCAAGTCGCTTATGTAGTGCTAAACCTTTGTCTACCCCTGCAAATTAGACTACGTCTGAGGCACCTCGTTTCTTTTTGAGGATGCACTTGTGTTGAAGTAGTGGTACAGTTGACACGTGTCACGGCTAGCCTTGGTCTTTCTACTATTGGGCACATGCGTCAGTGGTGATGCAACTACTAGGGCGCGGCCGGACAGGCCCGTGCAATGTTTTCAATTTTCTCTTAAATATTAATATTTTAGAAAATAAATTAGGAAAGGAATAGAAAAAATATATAGAACAGCAGAAAAATTAACAGGGAAAAACAATAAAACGAAAAGAGAAAACATGTGAATGAAATCTATGGTAACAATGAGAAAACCAAAACAGGAAACCCGGGAAGGAAACCATAAGAACCATAGGAGGAAAAAGAAAATTGCAAAAAACGCTTAAACGAGGTAGCAAATGGACTGGCCTTTCATAAACAGATCCAATACTATGGTTGGTATGTCTATTTCATGCTTTTTTTTTCCTTTCCAGAAACATAACCGATAGTAGTAGGAACGAGAAGTATCTGCTCCCGAGCTCAAATGCTTCTTGATGAGCAGTGAaataaaaaaag
This window encodes:
- the LOC125531226 gene encoding autotransporter adhesin BpaC-like — its product is MTKCFLLLAFLAFLLPAAYATCHPDDLQARRGFARKSNRRILQQQQPNTITGTNNSVRSGSGNIVSGNGNTVVSGDNNNVSGSNNTVTSGSSNVIVDTNHVVTGSNNTVSGNNNRVTGNNNVVSGSNHVVSGDNKVVTGG